The sequence GTTCCTCCTTGCGCTCCGTCGTCTTCCTCGAGCGACTTGAACTCGAGCAGCGCCTCTTCGATGAGTTTTCCAACCGTCGTGGGTTTGGCGCGTGCTTGTGGTTTGCGATGGGCCACGGTGTTGCGGACGATTTCCGCAACGTCCTGCGACGAGACGGGTTTGCCGTATTTGTAGAGAAACGTCGTCAGATCGCGCCCCATCTCGCGCGCTGTCGCGTAACGTTTGTCGGGGTCACGCGCGAGCGCCCGAGCGACTATCCGATCGAGCTCGGGTGGGACGTCTTTATTGATTGCGCCAAGCGGTGGAATGTTGGCAGCGCGAACCTGGATGACCGTTCGAGCATCGTTTTCCCCGAGAAACAGGCGCTTTTGTGCGAGCATTTCCCATAAGATGATGCCCGTGGCGAAGATATCCGTGCGCGCGTCGACTTCTTGGCCCTGCGCGGCTTCGGGCGACAGATAACTGAATTTTCCTTTGACGATCCCCGGATCGCTTTTCTCGAGCTGACTCGTTGCTTTCGCGAGACCGAAATCGACGATCTTGACCTCGCCGTATTTCGTGATGAGCACGTTTGGCGGGGACACGTCACGATGCACGATGCAGAGCGGATCGCCTTCGGGGGTTTTTGCTTCGTGCGCGTACGAAAGCCCCTCGCACATCTTTTCGGCGACGTGCACGGCGACTTCGACGGGGAACGATCGCCCCGATTTGCGCATGTATTCCATAACCGACTTCAAGTCGGCCCCCTCGACGTACTCCATCACGATGAAGTACGCGTTTTCGCCGACACCGATATCGAAGACCTGCGCGACGTTGGAATGGGTCAGATACGCCGATACGCGAGCTTCATCGAGAAACATCGCGATGAATCGAGTTTTCTGCGACAGATGAGGCAAGACGCGCTTGATCGCCACGCGTTTCTTGAACCCCTCGAGCCCCACGCGTTCGGCCAGAAATACTTCCGCCATGCCTCCGACGGCGAGCCTCTCGATAACCCGGTATTGTTGGTGTCCTTGCGTCATCTCGCCCGAAAACGTCTCCCACCCATCTGCCGTCCCGACTCTACTGCGAAGCGCCGCGAGCATACCACGAGTCGCTCCGGGCCCCAAAGAATGCGGTGGAAAAGTCTACATGTTCGAGCAAACACACAAATTCTGCGCGACACATCACATTCACGAACACCTGGACAGCTCGCACTTGTGCATCACGACACACATGAAGTTCCTAGAAGACGGGTATGTAATTTGCTATTCTACCGCGCATGACTCGAAAAACTTTGCTTCAAACGCTTGCCGCCATGACTTTTTTGTCGGCGTGCGGCGCTCCGGGGAATCGGGCGGCGTCTGGCGACTTTAGCTGCCCCGAGGAAGAGACCTGTTCGCAGCTCACGCCCGAGGGCTTGTGGTTCACGGGAGCGAGTTTGTTTGATGGTTTTTTGGATACGGGGCCGCAAACGACTGCGGTTTCGGGCACGCAGACCATCCGAGTTCACGCATCGAACAGCAATACGGACTTCTTTGACGTACCATTCGGGGCCGAGGGCACGCCTCCGCTGCAAGTCGAAGAGATCGATTCTCCTTCGGTGATCATTCGGGCAAATGGTGAAGGTTCGGGCTATTTGCGCATCTTCGATGCCGGATCGCTGGAGCTTTTCGATCGCATATCGATATCGGCCGCAAGTATTCAATCCATTCGAGTCGTTCCGGTGTCGGCACCGTGGTTCGATCCCGAAGCGGCAGAAAAAATGGATTGGGCACTTTTGGCCGATTCGCACTTGGAAATGGGCGTCGTTCTTCGCGGCAGCGACAAGCGCCTCGTGGACCAAAGCATGACGTTCGACATTGGAGGCTCGGCCACGAGCGAAACCAGCATCCCGAGCTGGGACAAACGCTCGATTTTCGTGGACGCGGCTGGATCTGCCGAAATATTCGTGCAAACCGGGTCAGGCGATTCCTACTCGGACAGCATGCCCATCGTCGGCACGCTCGACGATATCGAAATCGTGTCGAGCATCTTCAGCCCAGATACCAGCTCATCGATACCCATGGGCACCGAGCGCGTGTATTGTTTTCGTGGTTTGGCTGGGAATCGCGCCGTCGGGGGCTTGTCGTGGTCGGCGTCCGTCGAAGGATCCATTACGGCAAAACCTGTGGATATGTCGTGTTTCGGCGTCAAGGCAAGCGGGCCTGGAATCGCGACGCTCATTGTATCCGCAGGAGGATTCAAGAAAGATTTTTCGCTCACCATCACCCAAAGCGCCGGAGCTGCACCACCACTGCAAATCGTTGCATCCGACGAGGCTTCGGCTGGCGGGGGTCCCGCTCCAGGGCAGCGCGCGCGGTAGGCCTGCGTCATCTGCTCGAGCGCAAGGAATCCACGAAAGAAAATTCCCGATTCTCCCTTGCGCCCCGCCGCCCAATTCTCGTAGCATTTTAGAATGCGACTACGACCTTCTCGATTGGGTTTGGTTCTCTTGACGACGCTTTCTGCCGCGGCGCTTGGAGCTGCTTGTGGCGGCCCAGGCAGCTCGAGCCCCGCCGGCAGCAGCGGATCCAGCTCCGGCGGGGCGGCTGCGGGGGGCTCTGCGGGCAACGGCAGCGGTGGCGAAGCTGGCATGGGTGGCGACTGCGGGCTGTTCGGCTGTGGAGGCATGGGCGGCGGCTCGCAGATGCAAGGTTTCGACGTGCAGCCGGCTGCGCCGCAAACGATCGAGGTGCAGGTTGGGCAAAACATGCCGACGATTGAATACACGGCTACGCTCGATGGAAAACCCATCGCGGCCGGGTGGAGCGTCGATCGTGGGGAAGTTGCGACCATCCCGGCTGGCCCGGCGAGCTCGGCGGCATTCGCGCCGAAAGGCACGGTTGGCGGCATCGTGCGCGTGCGTGCGGGCCTCAATGGGCAAACCATCGAACGGGAGGTTTTCGTCAAAGTTGCAGGCACGCAAAATGGCGCCGATCCGAACAACCCGGCGCAGCAGCCGCAAATTGCGACGAGCGTCCCGCAACTCACGCAAGACGGTGGCATAGGTGGT is a genomic window of Polyangiaceae bacterium containing:
- a CDS encoding protein kinase, with product MTQGHQQYRVIERLAVGGMAEVFLAERVGLEGFKKRVAIKRVLPHLSQKTRFIAMFLDEARVSAYLTHSNVAQVFDIGVGENAYFIVMEYVEGADLKSVMEYMRKSGRSFPVEVAVHVAEKMCEGLSYAHEAKTPEGDPLCIVHRDVSPPNVLITKYGEVKIVDFGLAKATSQLEKSDPGIVKGKFSYLSPEAAQGQEVDARTDIFATGIILWEMLAQKRLFLGENDARTVIQVRAANIPPLGAINKDVPPELDRIVARALARDPDKRYATAREMGRDLTTFLYKYGKPVSSQDVAEIVRNTVAHRKPQARAKPTTVGKLIEEALLEFKSLEEDDGAQGGTTSERLMRGRVSHFEDIAKWIEEIEQNPASEARSARPAFGRRRTFEPISTRAPASSLGPVSSAPRDDVPKEAPAENAAPIAPPVAPPEPVITTADRAATAPTADDDSPPPNTRRSVPPVGEPSQPSRESQPVLIKEAWQPVEITEPMQPPDAKEASEPAQPKEPSPPLAVMDATPLPPVAEDSQSPPDVEESEPLETGDVSRSTGIKKRKKKSSKSDKKDGDRSSRIEMESKSIATGKKDRSSRIETGKGPIKTTSAPSAASAASGKDGNKGMWIFVVAALLLLAVGAYYGGLFAH